The stretch of DNA agaacctagtggtatttggggggccttgtcaaggaaaagtttgggaaccctgGCCTAGGCTAACCTATTCCATTTCCAGGTGGGTTAGGTCTAGTCTACTTTCGTTTCAGCTTTCTCAACTGCGTGGCAGAGGCAGTCGCAAACGCAAaactgcagtagcctataggcctagtgTTGGAACTATTGGAAAGCTAAATGAGTGATTCCTGTTTTGGATGCGATTTTTGGCTTACAATTTTCTGTTATTGTATTTGATGTTTTTATGATGTTTTTATGATTTTGTTAGAACAGTGCCATGCTTAGATAGAGGAATGCATGTTGGCCAAGCTCAGGGGCTGAaaatattatgtaggctatcATATATTgtaggcataggcctacatagctAAACAGGGTGGATTTTTTAGGTAAGTTAGCTCTAACTCTTTGAGTGAGCATAAATAACATGTTTTaaacatatttcatattttttcaAACATGTTCCATAAGATACACTAACAGGGTGGAACTTTAAGGGTTCCTGTGTGTCATATGAAATTGAGAAAAATAAAGGAGAGAGTGACTGTTGGAGCTTTCCTCTGTTTTCCAGTTGAATTCCCCTCAAAAGCAAATGTTGTCACTTCCTTCAAATGGCTATATGGATTTGTAGTCTTATTTGGGAGGCAAGAAAATACAGACTGGAACAGACAGGGTGGAAAAGGACTGCAAGGACATATAATGCATTATATAACTACAGAAAACAAATGTAGTTTCACCAGATTTACATCCTTGACAAAAGGAAGTGTACCGTAGCCTATCAAAACAATAAAGAATAAGTTGAAGTTATAACAATTTTATACTGTAGTTTAAGTTAAAGCAATAGAAAACAACTAAACACATAATAAAATTGATTTATTATAAATATTTGTCTAATTTTATTAAAGAATAAGAGTAAGGAAATCATTGGGACATGGAAATTTGATCCAAAACAGGAATCACCCAAATATATGTACGGTATTGTGATAATGTATGATCATTCATTTGTGTAGTTGCTGTTATGGTTTTGATTTTAGCTCACTGCATGTTTCTGTAATGCTAAGCctcatacagtactgtatgcatCAAGCCAAAGCTATATTTATATAGGCTATTGCTCATTTTGTATACCTCCCTTTCACGGTCCACGTCAGGCAGATAATCGCCATTAGCTAAGAATACTTCGCAGTCCTTGGGTGACAACAACagttagggctgcacaattaaccGAATTTTAATCACGATCACGATTTTGTCTTCCCACGATCAAATTTGCGTGATCGAGCGATATTAAAAATGCGTGCTCTACCCATTGAACCAACCTGGCAACCATAGAACACTCCGCTACAAAACAatgtgcctgcatgcagcctaccaATGACAACTGTTCCCTGCACTGCTCAGCCTGATGCAATGCTCAGTTTGGATGCACTGTGGACTAGTAGCATTATGttaactattagtaggctagttagactatacaaaaaaacgacgatcaaaaatcaaatgtgtggcACAGCAGGCCAAGAGCTTGTCCCTCGAAACGGATCATCCGTTGTTTGAAAATATTTCGGATTTCAGGCAAGTGGAGTTAACCAAAAACTTAAgcaaagcagggctctcaactcataccgtgaaacacatcacatgaaaccacacatgcctttttatcacgttaacttttagtccttgtttgcttcctccgatatagcctataataagaGTTAAGCTAACGACGGGATCCGTGAATTATATTCATGTATTTTATAAGCTACATGTGCAACCTACAATGCATATGCGTTTCAAGACACAGCCTACTCAAAACGAGTGAACAATAATGAAATTGTAGCCTACACGTGAGTGTTTTACATATCAACGAATGACtaaaccaggggtgtccaaactgcggcccgccacgcactttaatccggcccgccgagcatttattagtttatcatagatccACCCCGccacactttaatccggcctgccAAGCATATAATTAGGTTATCAtagctcgctatttttttcccagcgatagacgacgttgtgattaacttcaggctactgcaaactgctttacactcttcctaaagaagtttacaatgtcaatgtcaaaacagcttgttacatcgagatacatagtatctccattgcagcagatctaactacgttatgctactccatttaattgggaacgcatttgagcgtGCACGAGAGAGAGCGCAATGGCAACAGTTCCCATTAGGCCCCTACTGACCATTTACAAACTGAGtgggcacagcactagccataggctatttgagtgGATCTGGCAAAGGGTCTTAAattgacagtgcaccatttataaatgaattaaaaagcatcaaattaacagtatttcttaatACTTTGTAATTACTGTGTTGCCGTTAACGTTtccccaaatattaacaaagtagcaaGCTGGAAGTTTGGAAGTCGCAGTCAATCTATATTTGCAGTAATTTTGGGGAGTAAATGTGAGGGGAAGAATTTGGGTGAGCCAGATAGCAAGTCCAATATGTTtaagggaaaaaatatttttgtcactaaaattaattaataatcgtgATAAATAATCGTGATTATCACTTTTGTCCATAATCGTGCATACCTTGACAGCTCAACATGCTGGTCTATTAGCTGCGCCATTTCTCTGACCCCATGCTGCTTGCACACCCAACTCTGGATGATTACAAGCACAGGTTCTGGATGATAACAAATATTGAAGGGGACTATAgcctaatctttttttttactttattgcTGTAATTATATATGCATTATTTTTTCCCTGTAGTGCAGACAAAGTGACAAGTGATGACAAACTAAAGAATCTGGAGTGCCTCTTCACATGGGACGTGGACAAAGATGACATCAATGACTTGAAGGGCATCCCAGAGAAGCTCCTGGACCGCGTCAAGTACTGTCCCCGCAGGTACCACGCCACCTACTTCAACATCCTGGCCTTTGTGAGCCACCTGCAGGGTAGGAACGACACTGCCCTTGAATACCTGGCCAAGCAAGACGAGGCAGACTTCCTGGTCACCTACTCCAGCTTTGCATGGCTGCACCATCACCTGGGTAACATGAAAGACATGGAGACTTACCTGGGCAAGGTGAAGAGAGTAGGTGAGGGTGGAGAGACCGCCGTGGAAGCAGAGAAAGGGTGGAGCTTCTTAAGGATGGGGGCTAAGCTCTATCCAAGGGCCAAGGAGAGCTTCCAGAAGGCTCTGGAAGCCAAGCCTGACAGCGTGTCCTAAAATGTGGGCTATGCCATAGTCCTTTATCGGTTGGAGGAGCTTGTCAGAAAGGATGTTAGAGTCCAGCCTGAGGACAGCCCTGCAGCCAAACAGCTACAGAGAGCCTTGGATATCGACCCCACAGATGCTGAAGTGATGGTTCTCTTAGGCCTGAAACATCAAGACTTTAATGCGCCGAAGAGCAGAGAGCTGGTCCTCACGGCCCTTGAGAAGTGTGCTGACATGCCTCAAGTCATCAGGTACGCTGGTACATACTTTAGAAGAGAAAACTGTACCGCAAAATCTTTAGAGATACTGGAGAAGGCTGCTAAGAGAGCTCCCAACTCCTCCTTCCTCTACCACCAGATGGGGCTCCTCCACTGGCAAGAGATAATCAACATGAAGACATCCGGCATGCGGAGGGTCTGCTCTGTGCAAGTAATGCCGAAAGCATCCGCTGAAAGCATCCGCCTCTTTCACAAGGCTGTGGAGCTGAAGCCGTCCAACGTGTATGCCTGGGTAAACTTGGCGAAGGCGTATGCAGAGAGCCGACGGCTGGAGGAAGCTGAACCCATTTTCGCCCGGCTGGTCTCGGATGAACGTCTGACCGTCACAGAGCGGCAGAACTGCCATGCCGAGTACGGGGTCTTTCTGATGTTCCAGAGGAAGGATGATGTTCAGGCTGTGGAGCAGTTCAAAAAGGCGTACAGGATCAGGGTCAACAGCAAAGAACGGAGTCAGGCTCGGGACAAACTCAAGAAGATTGGGAACCGCAGGTCTGGGCAGAGAGGCCGGGAGAGTGATGACATCTCGACTTTCCTGTCCAAATAGATGACCAGGACAGGCGGGAGAGCGCCACAagggctgcagcagcagcagcaaatgtCAGTGGGCTTGCTGACAGCTTCAGAACAAAGATGGCGTTATAAAAGGGTCATAAGCTATTGTGTCCTAAGCTATTATTTTGTTAAAGCTATCTGACTTTTAAAGTTTTAGGTCAACACATCTCTTATTCACTAATTATGAATTTGACCATATAAATAGCTGGTGTAGGCTTTTTTACTGTGTAGTAACAGTAGTAtaactcttgaatttcccctggggatcaataaagtatctatctatctatctatctatctatctatctagtagtACTGTACTGCATTAGatacaaacaaataacaggAGGTCATGGTTTGCATATTCTACTTATAAATGaacttttttcatctgttgttcctcattgGTGGAACGCACCACCAGTTCTtactagagcagggacatcgctctccatcttcaaaaaactcctgaagacccagctcttcagagaacatctcctctcgtagcactacagtacttacaactagtcttgctgatcctagcacttaccacctgactagaactgactctcgattgtttaaaaacagcactcactgatgcacttactCTTGTACTacacattttttaaattgtcctagaattgttgatTAAATTGCTTGAAAAAGTTtaaactgttaccatgttgttagtcgctctggttaaaaatgtgtcagccaaatgtaatgtaatgtaatgtaaaatagaTCAAAGGAATATAGGAAATAAGGTTAAAGAACAGAAGTGTTTAAAACTGTAGCTTAAACCACCCCAGAAGAGCTTAAAATTATGCGTATGACTAGTATATAAACACTTGATGTTGACGTGTACCGTGCCACCCTGTGgagaatgaggaagaggaaTTCAAAGAAACTTCAAAACGGCCTTCAACCTTAACCCTTGTAAGGAGTTCATATTTTTGTTACTCAGCCAATGTTCCTGGGTCTGATGGACCCATCACATTGTTaggcttttaaatcaatacagccataacaatatatatatatatttatataaataacaTACATATCAGATGTTTACTCTAGCTCAATTACCAAGGATATAGACGTCATTTATGGTTCATAATTGCCATTTACCCCAGTAAGATAACATTTATGATCATATGACTGATTGTTTCGTGAGAAAATGAGGAAATTCAAttataaacaatataaaaaaaacacactcacatgcactcacacacacacagcaggcccagtTAGGAAGAGGACACAGTAAAGGTACATAACACCTACAAGTATTACACTCTGGTCCATTTGGTCCATTTACCATTATCATTTAATCTTAAGTGTACTGTTATATGCCGATAGGTATTACTTCCAAAGTCAATGCTTTTGTAGCTTTTCCCAGTACGTCATCTGTGCCTTCGTATGGTCCTTTTAGCTAAGCTAAGGCTGCCATCTCCTGGCTATATTTTTAATtacatgttattttctgctggGTCATGAACACATAGCGACCTGAACAAAACACGACATTAGGCTAACAATGAACAATAAGAAAGTAACCAACAAAATAACaactaaataaagaaataaaatgaTGCCAGTTATTATGCTAGGCCTGCAATTTAGTTTGGCCTCCTTCGGTTTTCTGTCAGTAATGTAGAGCATAGGAAGTAGGCCTCCTTGAGCCAGACCCCCTAATCTTGGTTAGTTGGTACCATTCAAGGAGAAAAAGTCTCATGGTGATTTTCCACAAGGTATACTACCCTAGAATTAGGAAATATGTGATAGCATTGCATTTGGGGTAGCTTTTTGTGTTTCATCGGCCTCTTTATGTCCACTGTATGTCTATGGAGGGTGTCTTACAGGTGAGTAGGCTAACATTTTTCACTAATACATATCCCCACAATACCTTCACAGCTGATTATTTACATTACAGtaagtaaatatttttttggattGAAACTTTTCTGAATGAATACAGTATGTAAATGAGCCATCATCTGCTGAAATACAGATTTGTATGGACATTTTACAGAAACCTTAACACTGGATAAGGTCATGCTCAAAATTCTTGATGTTAAGGGTAGAACTGCGCATCAATATTAAGATTTCTGtatttgaaatgtatttcaatagaTAATAACAAAAATCACCATGCTACCTATTATTCCCCTCAGATTGTACCGACCAACCATCTGGCGCAAGGGACTAGGCCTATAATAATCCATTTCCAGGTAGGCCACTTTCGTTTCAGCTTATAGTGTGGCAGACAGAGGCAGTCGCAAACGCAAAACTGCAGCAGGCCTTTAGTACTAAGTATAGAAAGGCTACTTTTTCATGAAGACACATTTTCCTCACTTCCTGTGTAAGAATTTGTATAGGGTTTCGTTTGGTGTAGCCGTTAGACCTACTCTTGGTGGACACGGTAAAATATGATATTTCATGATCACTTATGAATATTGGTAGTAGGCCTAGTTGACGCATACTGTATGCCTTTGCAGGCTACTAAACGGTTCAATGTCACGCAGGCATCAAACTCACAGAAGCTTTATTTAAATAGCAGATTTATTGCAGAACATAAAAAGGCATTATTCAATGGACCCCGTTTAGAATCGCTGCTCTTCCAACCACCGCAAACACTGTATGACTTTAATGTGCAACCCGGCTGCCAGCAGGTCAGTCAGACATAACAGACACAACTACGAAGAACTCACCAtaaacacaccaaacacacaggtCGCTACAACACGCAGGATTAGAAGAATTAAAACAAATTCACTTTTTGCGTGGGTTCAGCTCATGAAGGGTgcaatagtaggcctaagtgatTGCATAACAGGCGCATAGCCAGAAAGTGAATGAGGCTACAGTAAATTTCGGTTTCGATTTCCCGAGTAAAGTGACCAGTGACGTTGAGGAAATGCAACTTTAGCCTAGGTCCTTATCACCTTGATCGATATCACCCAAGAGTAGCCTATAAATACCTGCCTAGCTACAGTCTTTCCTGTCATTCTGGTATATCCTTCACATTGAATTTGGAAACACTGAAAACCATTCACAAGAGGAAATGAGGTAGGCTAAATTATAACATCCGTTttgcttaaacacacacacacagagagagagaattttttttttttttgaattttAACAAGCTTTATTGTACAATAACCATAAGCACCACTAACAGATCAGtctacaaaaaacaacaaacaaacagaaaaaacaaaaacaataacaggTCATGAGTCACTCATGTCAAAAAAggggcaaaagagagagagagagagagagagagagagaataatataGTAACACATTAGTATATCTACAGTATTGTAGAAATGTATGATCATTAATTCGTGTAGTTGCTTATGGTTTAATTATCTCACTATGCTTCTGTAATGTTAGCCTACCTGAGTATGGAGCCTGAGCCTGTCTATGTAGGCTATCAAGCCAAAACTATATTTATGTAGGCTATTGCTAATTTTGTATAGCCTAATCTTTTTCACTTTATTGctgtaattatatatatatatatatatatatatatatatatatatatatatatatatatatatattacatatatGCCTAATCTTTTTCACTTTATTGCTGTAATCATGTATGCATTTATTTATCCCTGTAGTGCAGACAAAGTGGCAAGTGATGGCAAACTAAAGAATCTGGAGTGCCTCTTCACATGGGACGTGGACAAAGATGACATCAATGACTTGAAGGGCATCCCAGAGAAGCTCCTGGACCGTGTCGAGTACTGTCCCCGCAGGTACCACGCCACCTACTTCAACATCCTGGCCTTTGTGAGCCACCTGCAGGGTAGGAACGACACTGCCCTTGAATACCTGGCCAAGTCCGAAGCTGTGCTGAAGGAGGAGAAGCAAGACGAGGCGGACTTCCTGGTCACCTACTCCAGCTTTGCATGGCTGCACCATCACCTGGGTAACATGGAAGACATGGAGACTTACCTGGGCAAGGTGAAGAGAGTAGGTGAGGGTGGAGAGACCGCCGTGGAAGCAGAGAAAGGGTGGAGCTTCTTAAGGATGGGGGCTAAGTTCTATCCAAGGGCCAAGGAGAGCTTCCAGAAGGCTCTGGAAGCCAAGCCTGACAGTGTGTCCTACAATGTGGGCTATGCCATAGTCCTTTATCGGTTGGAGGGGCTTGTCAGGAAGGATGTTAGAGTCAAACCAAAGGACAGCCCTGCAGCCAAACAGCTACAAAGAGCCTTGGATCTCGACCCCACTGATGCTGAAGTGATGGTCCTCTTAGCCTTGAAACATCAGAGGTATAATCCGCCGAAGAGCAGAGAGCTGGTCCTCACGGCCCTTGAGAAGTGTGCTGACATGCCTCAGGTCATCAAGTACGCTGGTATATACTTCAGGATAGACAACTCCAAAGCAGAATCGTTAAAGATACTCGAGGAGGCGGCTAAGAGAGCTCCCAACTCCTCCTTCCTCTACCACCAGATGGGGCTCCTCCACTGGCAAGAGATGATAAAGATGAAGACATCTGGAGAGTGGCAGGCCGGCTCTGCGCAAGTCAAAGCCGCCAGCGCTGAAAGTATCCGCCTCTTCCGCAAGACCGTGGAGCTGAAGCCATCACACACTCTCGCTTGGGTCCAACTAGCGAAGGCGTACGCAGAGAGCCGGCAGCTGGAGAAGGCCGAGCCCATTTTTGCCCGGCTGGTCTCGGATGCGCGCCTGACTGACGCGGAGCGGCAGCACTGCCACACCAAGTACGGGGTCTTCCTGATGTACCACAGGAAGGACGACACCCGGGCCGTGGAGCAGTTCAAGAAGGCGTACAGGATCAGGGTCGACAGCCAAGACCGGAGCCAGGCTCGGGACAAACTCAAGACGATTGGGAGACGCAAGTCTGGACAGAGAGGCCGGAAGAGTGATGACATCTCGGCTTTCCTGTCCGCAGTAGACGACCAGGACAGGCAGGACAGCGCCACCaaggctgcagcagcagcaacaaatGTCATTGGACTTGCTGACAGCTTCAAAACAAAGATGACATTATAAAAGGGTCATAAAAATACACTTACTCATAAGCTATCTGACTTTGAATGTTTTAGGTCAGCACAACTTTTTTTCACCAATTGTGATTTTTTATAGAATATAATTAGCTGGTGTAAGCTTTGTTACTGAAGTAAGGTAGATATGTTTTAAAATCATATTTGGCAGTTTAGAAATTATATAAATCAGCATTACGTAATttaatatgtatatgtatgtgggATATTacccttttttgttttgtttatgctCAGAAAATTAACTGACTGCTGGTGTTTAATTTTGGTGTCTCAAACCATAAACTCTATTTCAATGGTTATGTGAAGTAAAATCATATTCtgtaatgcaaaaaaataaataaaaaatccttGGTGgttttgatttaaaaaaagactTTGGTGGTTATTTTAAAAGCTAAGTCAAGCACTCATTTAAGTCCATGTAAATTTGTGCCCTAAATTGTTTCTATCACGGTtcatttgtgtgaccttacCAAAAAACATGATGGGACCTAAAGGCTTTAGGAGTAAAATGTCTAACCCTGAGTTACAttgtaaacagagagagaatagcagaccttaaaggagaattccggtgtgatattgacctaaagtgtattgaaacatgataccgactgtgaacgtatgtctcatagcccatctcggcttgtcccctgcactccaaaatctggcgctagttagccgatgctaccaacagctttttcaatagtggtgcttcggcatcgggctagccatgcaaataaatcactgttttacacccatttacgaggctcaatgcatctccacacttcattggtagacttccgagggccctgacatttaaaacgagacattgagaactttgaaaaagcactggtagtttacttacaagacgatttatatagacagtatcttcacgaaatttagcgtttgcagccatcttgaatttagtcacgataagtcgagcaacgagtaagaatgaacaggtatgataagggatcagattccaaaaatatatgtatattttatatgtataaatcgtcttgtaagtaaactatcagtgctttttcaaagttctcaatgtctcgttttaaatgtcagggccctcggaagtctaccaatgaagtgtggagatgcattgagcctcgtaaatgggtgtaaaacagtgatttatttgcatggctagcccgatgccgaagcaccactattgaaaaagctgttggtagcatcggctaactagcgccagattttggagtgcaggagacaagccgagatggcctatgagacatacgttcacactcggtatcatgtttcaatacacttttggtcaatatcacaccggaattctcctttaagtcacACACCAGTTTCAGACTATTTATCTCCTTAAATGGCTTTCATCCTGTGAGGCAGATTTCCCTGCTTTATTTGTGTGATCCCTTGTGACAGggaaatgtaaacacacatagGGACGAAATAATATCATGTATCATGAGGAATATACAAccaatggggggggggttacaattACCAGTATGTTTCACAAAGGAAtaacacagttttttttataaaaaaaaaacaagcaaaagcaTTACTACCCtttaaaaaaagcaaagaaatgtGAAGTCTTGCTGAATTTGCTGAATACAGGTGAAGTCTTGCTGAATTTGCACCTTGTGCAACAGGTGATGTAGGGCACCTATTGCAGCGTGCAGCGTGTGACCACACGGCCATGTGAACGGCATACACGGCCAAGTGCAGCCATGCATCGTGCGTCAGGACCCAGTCCTAAAGACTCTGTAAACATGTCCGTGTCGGTGCGTGAGAGAAGTATGCAGCTCTCTCATTAAAGTACAAGGAACATGGGCACCGGGAGCAGGGGGTCCAAGGGGCcaatgccaccccccccccaccacacacacacacttttgcccCATCAGATTATCATAATGACCAACAACATGATGTATCAAAAATGGAGTGAGAAGTTAACCTTAACAATGTCAAACTAGCCCGTCTTTTGTCTAATTCTTTGTTTCTTCGAGCAGACAAATGGTGATGTCGGTGGGGATCTGTCGTTAGATATTCCAATAGGTTAGGCATACACTTTGGACGCATTCTTGGTGACCGTTTTTCTCCATAAAGCATGAATGCAAAGTTCCTCGCCCTTTTAGTTTCACTGCCTCCTCAAGTGGGTGGATGTTAATTTAATAAATCTTAATATGGTTTGGATTTGTTATGTCATTATTTTAACAAAAAGGATTGTAAAGTGAAAGTGTTGTAGGCAAAGTAAGTCCATCTAAAGTTCCTGAGTTAAGCGTAATGCCCCCCTGTGCATCAGAGACTCCAGCTCTGCAGCTCTATATGTCACCTCGAGAAGGCTTTAAATTCTGCTTTCTATGTACAGTATTTGCAGCTGActgttcttttatttttgaGAGGCGGTGGTTGTCTTTAGCCTGTATTAATTGTGAACAATTATTGAAGTTATGAATATGTTGCGGTAACCACGTTATAGCACGACTGACATTCAATTATGAATACCAGGCGCAATGCGATGTATCCGAAACATGTAGTTTAGGCTACCAAGTCTTCTCAAGGTTTGTATGATATCTTTCTGAAGTCCTAACCTGAGTTACAACTGTTAAGCTTTCTCATTAAAGAAGAAGCATGGTTGAGCACATGAATAGTATTGCATACTGACTCAGACAACTGTTCACCGAGTGTTCAGTGGTCATTCCTGTATTTCTGTATCCTGTAAGTTGTATTTGATAACCACTCAGGATAATATTACAGGAGCAAAGCTGCTTTCTAAACAGCAGGTCCTTAGTTACTTCCTCAATTATCATTTGCAGCAGAATGAGAAAGTTAGGTTATCTGCTACTAGAACAGTGGAGAAAGTGGAGGAATTCTTGGATAGGGCTAGAACGTTGTAAGTTCGATTCTCTTATGaagtgagattgtcctcttgcttctacATGATGAACCTAACTACATGCTGAACCtaactagtgtgacacgtggAAATACCAAATAAAGCAATGCAACTATATTTGAAACAATTGTTTTTCAAGCAAACTGAACACAATATAAAACCCAAACTACTGTAATAAGGAGAGTCCAgctgagatgagagagaggtgggagtgTGGACTGACAGAGATCAAGAGGACTGAGAGATCAAGAGGTCCAAGGGGTCAAGATGACCTAGAAAGAGATGAGAAAGAGGATTCACATTtctatgcatttcacatttgtaTGCTTTTCCATAAACAAATATCAGCATGACACAGCAGATTGTCCTCATCTATCCTGTAACACCATCAACGCCCTAGAAATCCCCCTTAATGGCTCTCATAGGTAATGACCGAGTTGCTCTCTGTTATCTCTAGTCACGTGACCCATTGGCACAGGGGAATGTTTACACACGCAGGGAATAAGTGAACAATCTGCCAGTGGTAGAATTGCAGGCATATTCTACAAACAAATAACATGCGGTCATGGTTTGCATATAGTCTCCTTATAAATTAATCTGCTCCTAGAAAAAAGGCACATTGGTGCTAAAAAAAATTGAGAATTCTGTAGTAGCTGCAACCTTTTGACCTCTAAACACAGGGAGGCGTCTACTAGCATAGAGGATGGCAATCCTGCCTAGACAAAGTTGGTGTTTTACATGTAACTGATAATAGCTATCGCTTTGTGATCATAGACACAGATCATACCATAGGCGTAGTCACGTAGTCATAGGCGACGGTAaggtcaatctattgtctcaattgtgtttcatgtgacgcaccgaagctaggcctacattcatgcattgttttgctccagTCGAAAATGTTTCTGCGTAGGCctaatttgtcagctgtgatcaaatgcgTTCAATTCCACtatgtcataaatataacatgcTGATTAATGTTTGTATGGTGTATCTCATCA from Alosa sapidissima isolate fAloSap1 chromosome 24, fAloSap1.pri, whole genome shotgun sequence encodes:
- the LOC121700731 gene encoding interferon-induced protein with tetratricopeptide repeats 1-like produces the protein MNYDKPNLFFYFIAVIIYALFFPCSADKVTSDDKLKNLECLFTWDVDKDDINDLKGIPEKLLDRVKYCPRRYHATYFNILAFVSHLQGRNDTALEYLAKQDEADFLVTYSSFAWLHHHLGNMKDMETYLGKVKRVGEGGETAVEAEKGWSFLRMGAKLYPRAKESFQKALEAKPDSVS
- the LOC121699953 gene encoding interferon-induced protein with tetratricopeptide repeats 5-like; its protein translation is MSADKVASDGKLKNLECLFTWDVDKDDINDLKGIPEKLLDRVEYCPRRYHATYFNILAFVSHLQGRNDTALEYLAKSEAVLKEEKQDEADFLVTYSSFAWLHHHLGNMEDMETYLGKVKRVGEGGETAVEAEKGWSFLRMGAKFYPRAKESFQKALEAKPDSVSYNVGYAIVLYRLEGLVRKDVRVKPKDSPAAKQLQRALDLDPTDAEVMVLLALKHQRYNPPKSRELVLTALEKCADMPQVIKYAGIYFRIDNSKAESLKILEEAAKRAPNSSFLYHQMGLLHWQEMIKMKTSGEWQAGSAQVKAASAESIRLFRKTVELKPSHTLAWVQLAKAYAESRQLEKAEPIFARLVSDARLTDAERQHCHTKYGVFLMYHRKDDTRAVEQFKKAYRIRVDSQDRSQARDKLKTIGRRKSGQRGRKSDDISAFLSAVDDQDRQDSATKAAAAATNVIGLADSFKTKMTL